Proteins co-encoded in one Cupriavidus nantongensis genomic window:
- a CDS encoding CvpA family protein, with protein MQPTFFDYAVVFILLASGLLGVLRGLVREVLSLIGWVVAFWVAFRYGAVAAGWMPESLPGGELARHALGFVVLLIGTVLGASLAGMVVGQLLESTGLKPADRGLGLVFGLLRGVLLVMVMVTLASLTKLPEEPFWRDAVSRPYVMQAMESIKPWLPPELAKYVKT; from the coding sequence ATGCAGCCGACTTTCTTCGACTATGCCGTGGTCTTCATCCTGCTGGCCTCGGGCCTGCTGGGCGTGCTGCGCGGGCTGGTGCGCGAGGTGCTGTCGCTGATCGGCTGGGTGGTGGCGTTCTGGGTGGCATTCCGCTACGGCGCGGTGGCCGCGGGCTGGATGCCGGAATCGCTGCCGGGCGGCGAGCTGGCACGCCATGCGCTGGGCTTCGTGGTGCTGCTGATCGGCACCGTGCTGGGGGCCTCGCTGGCCGGCATGGTGGTCGGCCAATTGCTGGAGAGCACCGGCCTCAAGCCTGCCGACCGCGGCCTGGGACTGGTGTTCGGCCTGCTGCGCGGCGTGCTGCTGGTGATGGTGATGGTGACGCTGGCCAGCCTGACGAAACTGCCGGAAGAACCGTTCTGGCGCGATGCGGTGAGCCGCCCGTATGTGATGCAGGCCATGGAATCGATCAAGCCATGGCTGCCGCCGGAGCTGGCGAAGTACGTGAAGACATAA
- a CDS encoding SPOR domain-containing protein, with translation MGLLSLFSSRKGNDPAPERARRQRADTGAGIASSRRLADEYADDTLDPEFPQKQRARRRLIGAVVLMVAAVIVLPIVFETKPRPVSDDVSVKVANGVTSSQKPRVEPRKADPLPPAPAAAASRNDAAALDAGEEIVNAPKAAAAAADKPAQRTEAKPETKPETKAEAKTGSGKYLILIGAFSSEERAKGWLAKLKASKVPAYVERKVLADGERILLRAGPFNDRDAADAADKRVRAVGLTSKVVEQ, from the coding sequence ATGGGCCTGCTTTCGCTGTTTTCCTCCCGCAAGGGCAACGACCCGGCACCCGAGCGTGCCCGGCGCCAGCGCGCCGATACGGGTGCGGGCATCGCCTCGTCGCGCCGCCTCGCCGACGAGTATGCCGACGACACGCTGGACCCTGAATTCCCGCAGAAGCAGCGCGCGCGCCGCCGGCTGATCGGCGCCGTGGTGCTGATGGTGGCCGCGGTGATCGTGCTGCCGATCGTATTCGAGACCAAGCCGCGGCCGGTGTCCGACGACGTCTCGGTCAAGGTCGCCAATGGCGTCACCAGTTCGCAGAAGCCGCGCGTCGAGCCGCGCAAGGCCGATCCGCTGCCGCCCGCGCCTGCCGCAGCGGCGTCCCGCAACGATGCCGCCGCGCTCGATGCCGGCGAGGAAATCGTCAATGCGCCGAAGGCTGCTGCTGCCGCTGCCGACAAGCCTGCACAGCGGACCGAAGCCAAGCCCGAGACGAAGCCTGAAACCAAAGCCGAGGCCAAGACCGGCAGCGGCAAGTACCTGATCCTGATCGGCGCGTTTTCTTCCGAAGAGCGCGCCAAGGGGTGGCTGGCCAAGCTCAAGGCGAGCAAGGTGCCGGCCTATGTCGAAAGGAAGGTGCTGGCCGATGGCGAGCGCATCCTGCTGCGTGCCGGTCCGTTCAACGACCGCGACGCCGCCGATGCCGCCGACAAGCGCGTGCGCGCCGTGGGGCTGACCTCGAAGGTCGTGGAACAGTAA
- the purF gene encoding amidophosphoribosyltransferase: MCGIVGVVSSTPVNQLIYDSLLLLQHRGQDAAGIATANGSTFHMHKANGLVRDVFRTRNMRGLPGTAGIGQVRYPTAGSASSEEEAQPFYVNAPYGIILAHNGNLTNWQQLREEMFRRDRRHINTHSDTEVLLNVLADELQRASNGMALDPDMIFKAVAGMHRRVRGSYAVAAQIAGYGMLAVRDPFGIRPLCLGSVETPTGKEWMVASESVALEGIGYKFERDVAAGEAIFIDLDGKLYSKQCADNPLLTPCIFEYVYLARPDSCIDGVPVYDARLRMGDYLAEKIRQEVSAGDIDVVMPIPDSSRPAAMQVANRLGVNYREGFFKNRYVGRTFIMPGQAVRKKSVRQKLNAMGVEFKGKNVLIVDDSIVRGTTSFEIVQMARDAGANKVIFASAAPPVKFPNVYGIDMPTRSELVAHGRTHEEIAKIIGADKLVYQDVEAMKQAVRDINPALKDFDASCFDGRYITGDIDEAYLDRLETARSQADRDGTGGDTERSQLHLQRSGGNE, from the coding sequence ATGTGCGGTATCGTCGGTGTGGTGTCATCCACGCCCGTCAACCAACTGATTTACGACAGCCTGCTGTTGTTGCAACACCGCGGACAGGATGCTGCCGGCATCGCCACCGCCAACGGCAGTACCTTCCACATGCACAAGGCCAACGGCCTGGTGCGCGATGTCTTCCGCACCCGCAACATGCGCGGCCTGCCGGGCACGGCGGGCATCGGCCAGGTGCGCTACCCGACCGCCGGCTCGGCGTCGAGCGAGGAAGAGGCGCAGCCGTTCTACGTCAACGCCCCCTACGGCATCATCCTGGCGCATAACGGCAACCTGACCAACTGGCAGCAGCTGCGCGAGGAAATGTTCCGCCGCGACCGCCGCCACATCAACACGCATTCGGATACCGAAGTGCTGCTGAACGTGCTGGCCGACGAGCTGCAGCGCGCCAGCAACGGCATGGCGCTCGATCCGGACATGATCTTCAAGGCCGTCGCGGGCATGCACCGGCGCGTGCGCGGCTCGTACGCGGTCGCGGCGCAGATCGCCGGCTACGGCATGCTCGCGGTGCGCGACCCGTTCGGCATCCGCCCGCTGTGCCTGGGCAGCGTCGAGACCCCCACCGGCAAGGAATGGATGGTGGCGTCGGAATCTGTGGCGCTGGAAGGCATCGGCTACAAGTTCGAGCGCGACGTGGCGGCGGGCGAGGCCATCTTCATCGACCTCGACGGCAAGCTCTACAGCAAGCAGTGCGCCGACAACCCGCTGCTGACGCCGTGCATCTTCGAGTACGTCTACCTGGCTCGCCCGGATTCGTGCATCGACGGCGTGCCGGTCTACGACGCGCGCCTGCGCATGGGCGACTACCTGGCCGAGAAGATCCGCCAGGAAGTGTCGGCCGGCGATATCGACGTGGTCATGCCGATCCCGGATTCCAGCCGCCCGGCCGCGATGCAGGTGGCCAACCGCCTGGGCGTCAATTACCGCGAAGGCTTCTTCAAGAACCGCTATGTCGGCCGCACTTTCATCATGCCGGGCCAGGCGGTGCGCAAGAAGTCGGTGCGCCAGAAGCTCAACGCCATGGGCGTCGAGTTCAAGGGCAAGAACGTGCTGATCGTCGACGACTCGATCGTGCGCGGCACCACCTCGTTCGAGATCGTGCAGATGGCGCGCGACGCCGGCGCCAACAAGGTGATCTTCGCCTCGGCCGCGCCGCCGGTGAAGTTCCCCAACGTGTACGGCATCGACATGCCGACCCGCAGCGAACTGGTCGCGCATGGCCGCACGCACGAAGAGATCGCCAAGATCATCGGCGCCGACAAGCTGGTGTACCAGGACGTCGAAGCGATGAAGCAGGCGGTGCGCGACATCAACCCGGCGCTGAAGGACTTCGACGCGTCGTGCTTCGACGGCCGCTACATCACCGGCGATATCGACGAGGCCTACCTGGACCGCCTGGAAACCGCGCGCAGCCAGGCCGACCGCGACGGCACCGGTGGTGACACCGAGCGCTCGCAGCTGCACCTGCAGCGCTCCGGCGGCAACGAGTAA